Genomic window (Chloroflexota bacterium):
TCTTGTGGTGATGTAACGCTTTTACCGCCAGATAACACCAGATGCTTGCATGTTCCTTGCAGGCATCTGGTGTTTTGTCTATCGCTGCCCCATGTAGTATAGTTAGAGCGTGCAGATTTACACCGTTAGCCAGGTTACCCAATACATTAAAAGCCTGTTCGACATAGACCCCCTGCTCCAGGATTTGTGGGTGGAGGGCGAAATCTCCAATTGCACGCAGTCAACGGCGGGGCATATCTACTTTACACTAAAGGATGCCCATGCGCAACTGCGCTGCGTGCTGTGGCGTTCCCAGGTCCCGCGTTTGGAACATCAACCAGTGAATGGCAATGCAGTCATCGTGCACGGCCGCGCCTCGGTCTATGAGGTACAGGGCAGCTACCAACTCTATGTGGATCAGATACAACCTCTAGGCACAGGTGCATTGTTCCTGCAGTTCCTAGCGCTCAAGGAAAAATTGGAACGGGAGGGACTGTTCGCTCCAGAACGCAAGCGCCTTTTGCCCCGTTTTCCGCGGCGTTTGGGCATTGTTACCTCGCCTGTTGGAGCAGCTATTCGCGATATCCTGCACATTCTGCAAAGACGCTACCCCCTTGCTGAGGTCATTCTCGCGCCGACGTTAGTGCAGGGAGAGGAGGCACCGCCCCAGATTGTTGCGGCGATCGAGGCACTGAATGCCTATGCTGATGTGGATTTGATCATTGTCGCTCGTGGCGGAGGCTCTTTGGAGGAACTTTGGGCTTTCAATGACGAACGAGTCGCGCGTGCTATATTTGCTTCTAAAATCCCGATTATCTCCGGAATAGGGCATGAAACGGATTACACGATTGTAGATTTTGTGGCTGATATGCGAGCCCCCACCCCGTCGGCTGCTGCGGAGCTCGCAGTACCTGATCGGCAGGCATTGCACGCCCAGATTGCGCAGTACCGTGATGCCCTCTATCAGCAGATGAAACGACGCTTTGCGGAGAACCTAAGAGAGGTGGAGCACGCGATGGACGTTCTACGTCGGTTCTCTCCAAAGGCTATGGTGGATAGTTGGCGCCAGAGTCTAGACGAAGAACGCCAAAAAATGTGGAGGGCACAAAAACATCATCTGACTCTGCTGCGACAGCAGGTGACCAGCCTCAGGCTTCGTTTGCAGGCCTTGAGCCCACAATCCATCTTAGATCGTGGCTACGCAGTTGTATCCCGTCGTGATACTGGCGTAGTGGTAAAGAGCACGTCCCAAGTGGCTTCTGGGGATGCGCTGGATGTTCGCATCAGCGATGGTCATTTCACGAGCACTGTGGATTGAGGGGATAGTAGAGAAGCTGAAGGAGAATGCCCATGGAAGGAAAGGAAATAGCCAATCTGACCTTTGAGCAAGCATTTCAACAACTTGAGGAAGTCGTGCGACTCTTGGAAAGCGGCGATTTGCCATTGGAGCAATCCCTGGCTTTGTTCGAAAAAGGTGTGCTGCTGGCCAGGCTATGCGAGAGCAAACTCGATGAAGCGGAACAAAAAGTAAGTCAACTAGTTGGTATAAACAGCGGAAGCCCGGTGCTCAAGCCATTTAGCGTAGCAGAATAAGTCCCCTGAATCTGCATCCACGCGATCTTTGCCAGGTACAGTTACCTGTGTTATACTCAAGGGACAGAGCAATACAAGATTTCTCAAAGGAGAGAACATGGCCAAAAAGACATTTGCAGGCAAAAGTCCCCGTATTCTGGTTACTGGTGCTGTTGGTCAGATAGGCTCTGAATTGACACCGGCACTGCGACAACGATACGGCGCAGAAAATGTCGTAGCCGCTGGCCATAGGAAACCTCCTAGCGCTGAACTTCGTGACGCAGGTCCCTTTGAATTCATTGATGTAACCAGACGGGAAACGATCGAAGCGGTGGTGGACAAGTACAGCATTGACACTATTTATCACCTGGCTGCCATCCTTTCCGCTGCAGGGGAAAAGAACCCCCAACTGGCGTGGGATGTAAACATCAATGGACTGTACAACGTCCTGGAAGTGGCACGCGAGCGCAAACTCGTGCGGGTTTTCTGCCCTAGTTCCATTGCTGCTTTTGGTCCGGAAACTCCGCGAGACAACACACCGCAAGAAACGGTTCTTCGCCCTAGAACCATGTACGGAGTGACCAAGGTCGCTGGCGAACTGTTGTGCGACTATTACTTTTATCGTTTTGGTGTAGATGTGCGTGGCGTCCGTTACCCTGGCATCATCAGCAGCGAGACACCGCCAGGCGGTGGTACTACGGACTATGCGGTGGAGATCTTTTATGAGGCCATCAAATACAAACGCTACAATTGCTTTTTGAGAGAAGACACCGTCTTGCCTATGATGTACATGCCGGACTGCATCAAGGCCACCATACAATTGATGGAAGCGGATCTCTCCCAGTTGACCCGGCATTCCGACTACAACCTGGCTGCGTTCAACTTCTCGCCGGCAGAGTTGGTGGCCGAAATCAAGAAGCACATTCCTGACCTGACTTGCACCTACAATCCTGACTTTCGTCAGCAAATTGCAGATTCTTGGCCACGGAGCATTGACGACAGTGCTGCGCGCAGGGATTGGGGCTGGAAACCGGATTATGACTTGGCAACAATGGTAGCGGATATGCTGGAGAAGTTGGGGAAGAAGCACGCGGAAGGGAAGTTATAGAAACAGGTAGCAAGGTAAGGAGTGCAATGGACCGCGAGATGCTCGTGGTGTGGTCCATAACTTGATCTAGGAGGGGAAAGGAATGGAAAAGGATAAGCTGGCTTTCATTGACGAAGATGTTGCCAGCCTGAAGGAGCAAGGGCTGTTTATCCGTATCCCAACAATTGAGAGCGCCCAAGGCCCCTGGCTCATCGTGGACGGCAAACAAGTGCTCAATTTTTGCTCCAATAATTATCTGGGCCTGGCCAATCACCCTCGCATGAAA
Coding sequences:
- the xseA gene encoding exodeoxyribonuclease VII large subunit; protein product: MQIYTVSQVTQYIKSLFDIDPLLQDLWVEGEISNCTQSTAGHIYFTLKDAHAQLRCVLWRSQVPRLEHQPVNGNAVIVHGRASVYEVQGSYQLYVDQIQPLGTGALFLQFLALKEKLEREGLFAPERKRLLPRFPRRLGIVTSPVGAAIRDILHILQRRYPLAEVILAPTLVQGEEAPPQIVAAIEALNAYADVDLIIVARGGGSLEELWAFNDERVARAIFASKIPIISGIGHETDYTIVDFVADMRAPTPSAAAELAVPDRQALHAQIAQYRDALYQQMKRRFAENLREVEHAMDVLRRFSPKAMVDSWRQSLDEERQKMWRAQKHHLTLLRQQVTSLRLRLQALSPQSILDRGYAVVSRRDTGVVVKSTSQVASGDALDVRISDGHFTSTVD
- the xseB gene encoding exodeoxyribonuclease VII small subunit, with amino-acid sequence MEGKEIANLTFEQAFQQLEEVVRLLESGDLPLEQSLALFEKGVLLARLCESKLDEAEQKVSQLVGINSGSPVLKPFSVAE
- a CDS encoding L-threonine 3-dehydrogenase; this translates as MAKKTFAGKSPRILVTGAVGQIGSELTPALRQRYGAENVVAAGHRKPPSAELRDAGPFEFIDVTRRETIEAVVDKYSIDTIYHLAAILSAAGEKNPQLAWDVNINGLYNVLEVARERKLVRVFCPSSIAAFGPETPRDNTPQETVLRPRTMYGVTKVAGELLCDYYFYRFGVDVRGVRYPGIISSETPPGGGTTDYAVEIFYEAIKYKRYNCFLREDTVLPMMYMPDCIKATIQLMEADLSQLTRHSDYNLAAFNFSPAELVAEIKKHIPDLTCTYNPDFRQQIADSWPRSIDDSAARRDWGWKPDYDLATMVADMLEKLGKKHAEGKL